From Paraburkholderia sabiae, a single genomic window includes:
- a CDS encoding tetratricopeptide repeat protein translates to MDHANLLNTALAHHQAGRLAEAKAIYDEILRANPRHSDALHFLGLLACQIQQYDAGITLMRQSIAILPNAIYHNNLGNALREHGQLKQSIDSYREAVTLNPGYAEAHNNLGNALREDRQPDAAMHSCAHAIELRPGYAEAYNNLGNALKDLGETDSAVLAYRKAISFRQHYADAHNNLGNALTEQGKYDEAIASYHSAIALDPNRALIHNSLGTLYLARGELAEAAASLRRSVELDPERPGVHNNLANTLRDMGDLEAARAHYAKALQLAQAVVDAYQTGGGATSLAHLRFPKPQLTLAEAFATLGNAWYGLYRYEEAIESYLRAVALTDDDAEVHHNLAVAYLKTERANEALRYARKALELKDGSSRMHINLGDVLRSLGELEAAVNSYRSAIERSPDADVAHTALLFCEASMSQRPVEEFLADAIYFGKRMAANVTPFAHTRAPRGTRPLRVGFVSGDLRTHPVGIFTESVLRHVDPSRIELIAYQTNDVEDETTQRLKPLFGEWTQLWKLSREAAAQRIFDDRIDILLDMSGHTAFNRLSVFAMKPAPVQVTWLGFFASTGIAQMDYVLGDRYVLPPEEAHHFIEKPWHLPDGYLCMTPPEHDVSVGPLPMQANGFVTFGYLGKLAKMTDEVLDLWVRVLREVPDSRLLIKAHELDRKHAVDATLQRFAERGIDASQLILEGGSKRGEYFKTYHRVDIVLSPFPYPGGTTTAESLWMGVPVVAMKGDRFLGHICESVLHSAGFGEWICDDQASYVQKVRELASSVESLAKLRAGLREHVLASPMCDAHRFARNFEDALEGMWSAYEESGN, encoded by the coding sequence GTGGATCACGCTAATCTTCTCAACACCGCGCTCGCGCATCACCAGGCCGGCCGGCTCGCCGAAGCCAAGGCGATCTACGACGAGATCCTGCGCGCCAATCCCCGGCATTCCGATGCGCTGCATTTTCTCGGCCTGCTCGCGTGCCAGATTCAACAGTACGACGCGGGCATCACGCTGATGCGCCAGTCGATCGCGATTCTGCCGAACGCGATCTATCACAACAATCTCGGCAACGCGTTGCGCGAGCATGGCCAGCTGAAGCAGTCGATCGATTCATATCGCGAGGCCGTGACGCTCAATCCGGGTTATGCCGAAGCGCATAACAATCTCGGCAATGCGCTGCGAGAAGATCGTCAGCCGGATGCCGCGATGCACAGCTGCGCGCACGCAATCGAACTGCGTCCCGGTTACGCCGAGGCGTACAACAATCTCGGCAATGCGCTGAAGGATCTCGGCGAGACGGATAGCGCGGTGCTCGCGTATCGCAAGGCGATTTCGTTCAGACAGCACTACGCGGACGCGCACAACAATCTCGGCAACGCGTTGACGGAGCAGGGCAAATACGACGAAGCGATCGCCAGCTATCACAGCGCCATCGCGCTCGATCCAAACCGCGCGCTGATACATAACAGTCTCGGCACGCTGTACCTCGCGCGCGGCGAACTCGCCGAAGCGGCGGCGAGTCTGCGACGCTCGGTCGAACTCGATCCCGAGCGGCCCGGTGTCCACAACAATCTCGCGAACACGTTGCGCGATATGGGCGATCTCGAAGCCGCACGGGCGCATTACGCGAAAGCGTTGCAATTGGCCCAGGCGGTCGTGGACGCCTATCAGACTGGCGGCGGTGCGACGTCGCTTGCACACCTCCGTTTCCCCAAACCGCAATTGACGCTCGCCGAAGCGTTCGCGACACTCGGCAACGCGTGGTATGGCCTTTATCGCTACGAAGAGGCCATCGAAAGTTATCTGCGAGCCGTCGCGCTCACGGACGACGACGCCGAAGTGCATCACAATCTCGCCGTCGCTTATCTGAAAACCGAACGCGCGAATGAAGCGCTGCGCTACGCGCGCAAGGCGCTCGAGTTGAAGGACGGTTCATCGCGGATGCACATCAATCTCGGCGATGTGTTGCGCTCGCTGGGCGAACTGGAAGCCGCCGTGAACAGCTATCGGAGCGCCATTGAACGGTCTCCGGATGCCGACGTTGCTCATACCGCACTGCTGTTTTGTGAGGCGAGCATGTCACAGCGCCCGGTCGAGGAGTTCCTGGCCGATGCGATCTATTTCGGCAAACGGATGGCCGCGAACGTCACGCCATTCGCACATACGCGTGCGCCGCGCGGCACGCGGCCGTTGCGTGTCGGTTTCGTGTCCGGCGATCTGCGCACGCATCCCGTCGGCATTTTCACCGAAAGCGTGTTGCGTCATGTCGATCCATCCCGGATCGAACTGATCGCCTACCAGACCAACGATGTCGAAGACGAGACGACGCAACGGCTCAAGCCGCTCTTCGGCGAATGGACGCAACTGTGGAAGCTTTCGCGCGAGGCCGCGGCCCAGCGGATTTTCGACGATCGCATCGACATCCTGCTCGACATGTCGGGCCATACGGCGTTCAACCGGTTGTCGGTGTTTGCGATGAAGCCGGCGCCCGTTCAGGTGACGTGGCTTGGATTTTTTGCGTCGACGGGCATCGCGCAGATGGATTATGTGCTCGGCGACCGTTACGTGTTGCCGCCCGAGGAAGCGCATCACTTCATCGAAAAGCCGTGGCATCTGCCCGACGGCTATCTGTGCATGACGCCGCCGGAGCATGATGTGTCGGTGGGGCCGCTGCCGATGCAGGCAAATGGCTTCGTCACCTTCGGCTATCTCGGCAAGCTCGCGAAGATGACGGATGAGGTGCTCGATCTGTGGGTGCGCGTATTGCGTGAAGTGCCCGACTCGCGTCTGCTCATCAAGGCGCACGAACTCGATCGCAAGCATGCCGTCGACGCAACGCTCCAGCGCTTCGCAGAGCGTGGGATCGACGCGTCGCAACTGATTCTCGAAGGAGGATCGAAGCGCGGCGAGTACTTCAAGACATATCATCGCGTCGATATCGTGCTGAGTCCGTTCCCGTATCCGGGCGGCACGACGACGGCGGAATCGCTGTGGATGGGCGTGCCCGTCGTCGCGATGAAGGGCGATCGTTTCCTCGGCCACATCTGCGAAAGCGTGCTGCATTCGGCGGGATTCGGCGAGTGGATCTGCGACGATCAGGCGAGCTACGTCCAGAAGGTTCGAGAACTCGCGTCGAGTGTCGAATCGCTGGCAAAGTTGCGCGCAGGCTTGCGCGAACA
- a CDS encoding tetratricopeptide repeat protein produces the protein MHDIPGLLNAALTHHQAGRLADAQALYDAILQTEPAQSDALHFSGLLACQTNRADAGIALMRASIAANPNAVYYNNLGNVLLGRRQLGEAIEGYRQAVNLRPDYAEAHNNLGNALREAGDANASMMSCATAIELRPGYAEAYNNLGNALRDLGDLGNAVLAYQKAVSFRPDYADAFGNLARAEARRGNADASIAAFRHALALDPTRVDNHDTLAKLLHARGEIDAAIDVLQQAAQRAPADAARHRMLAQWLGSRQRWDEAAHALTSAVERAPNDASGYLELGDAYQHADKLDAAILCYRTATELAPRDASAHHRLAVALLKQRRADEALKSAQMAVSLEPHSAVPHVNLGDVLSMLGDADGAIASYRRGIALDGEMELAHNRLLFDLATHAPTPPAVTLATAREFGARMAARARRCEHPARHHDGRKLRIGFVSGDLQLHPVGIFIESVMEHFADGSFDLIAYSTRASEDDITARLKQRFTAWRSLVNVPDEQAVQMIRDDRIDILVDLSGHTVHNRLPVFAWKPAPVQVSWLGYFGTTGLAEMDYVLGDPYVLPVAEESHYVEKTWRLPDSYLCFTPPKDDVAVGPLPMTRNSHVTFGYFGKLVKITPNVIAAWSRLLHAVPGAKLMMKSHELGAAHACRSTTAQFAAQGIDASRLILEGGSPRHEYLDAYNRVDIMLSPFPYPGGTTTAEALWMGTPVVALEGDRFVTHICESVLNAAGLAGWIARDEDEYIKLASAWAAQPEHLAALRDGLRAQTLASPLCDARRFATNLKAAFDGMWTQYVDSHAA, from the coding sequence ATGCACGACATTCCGGGTCTTCTGAACGCCGCGCTGACGCATCATCAGGCGGGACGTCTCGCCGACGCGCAGGCGCTCTACGACGCCATTCTGCAGACCGAGCCGGCGCAATCGGATGCGCTGCATTTCTCCGGGCTGCTCGCGTGCCAGACGAATCGCGCGGACGCGGGCATCGCGTTGATGCGCGCGTCGATCGCCGCGAATCCGAATGCCGTCTACTACAACAATCTGGGCAACGTGCTGCTCGGACGACGTCAGCTGGGCGAAGCGATCGAGGGCTACCGGCAGGCCGTGAATCTGCGTCCCGATTACGCGGAGGCGCACAACAATCTCGGCAATGCGCTGCGCGAAGCGGGCGACGCGAATGCGTCGATGATGAGCTGCGCGACGGCGATCGAACTGCGTCCCGGCTACGCCGAGGCGTACAACAATCTCGGCAACGCACTGCGGGATCTCGGTGATCTCGGCAATGCGGTGCTGGCGTATCAGAAGGCCGTGTCGTTCAGGCCTGACTACGCGGACGCGTTCGGCAATCTTGCACGCGCGGAGGCCCGGCGCGGTAATGCGGATGCATCGATTGCCGCGTTCCGTCATGCACTCGCGCTCGATCCGACCCGCGTCGACAATCACGACACCCTCGCGAAGCTGCTGCACGCACGCGGCGAAATCGACGCCGCAATCGACGTGCTGCAACAGGCGGCACAACGCGCGCCCGCCGATGCCGCGCGTCATCGCATGCTCGCGCAATGGCTCGGTAGCCGTCAGCGCTGGGACGAAGCGGCGCATGCATTGACGTCCGCAGTCGAACGCGCGCCGAACGACGCATCGGGTTATCTCGAACTCGGCGACGCGTATCAGCACGCCGACAAGCTCGACGCGGCGATTCTCTGCTATCGGACGGCAACCGAACTCGCGCCGCGGGATGCGTCCGCGCATCATCGGCTGGCCGTTGCGCTGCTCAAGCAGCGCCGCGCCGACGAAGCGCTCAAGAGCGCGCAAATGGCTGTATCGCTGGAACCGCATTCGGCCGTGCCGCATGTGAATCTCGGCGACGTGCTGAGCATGCTCGGCGACGCAGACGGCGCGATTGCGAGCTACCGGCGCGGCATCGCGCTCGACGGCGAAATGGAACTGGCGCACAACCGCCTGCTGTTCGATCTCGCGACGCACGCACCGACGCCGCCCGCCGTCACGCTCGCGACCGCGCGCGAATTCGGCGCGCGCATGGCCGCGCGTGCGCGCCGCTGCGAGCATCCGGCTCGGCATCATGACGGACGCAAGCTGCGTATCGGCTTCGTATCCGGCGATCTGCAACTGCACCCCGTCGGTATCTTTATCGAATCGGTGATGGAGCATTTCGCGGACGGCAGCTTCGATCTGATCGCCTATTCGACGCGCGCGAGCGAAGACGACATCACCGCGCGGCTGAAACAGCGCTTCACCGCGTGGCGCAGCCTCGTGAATGTGCCCGACGAACAGGCCGTGCAGATGATTCGCGACGATCGCATCGACATACTCGTCGATCTGTCGGGGCATACCGTGCATAACCGCTTGCCCGTGTTTGCGTGGAAGCCCGCGCCCGTGCAGGTGAGCTGGCTCGGCTACTTCGGCACGACAGGTCTCGCCGAAATGGACTACGTGCTCGGCGATCCGTACGTTCTGCCCGTCGCCGAAGAGTCGCACTACGTCGAGAAAACCTGGCGTCTGCCCGACAGCTATCTGTGCTTCACGCCGCCGAAAGACGACGTCGCAGTCGGCCCATTGCCGATGACGCGCAACAGTCACGTGACGTTCGGCTATTTCGGCAAACTCGTGAAGATCACGCCGAATGTGATCGCCGCATGGTCGCGTCTTCTGCATGCAGTGCCGGGCGCGAAGCTGATGATGAAGTCGCACGAACTCGGCGCCGCGCATGCGTGCCGCTCGACGACTGCGCAATTCGCAGCGCAAGGCATCGACGCGTCGCGTCTGATTCTCGAAGGCGGCTCGCCGCGTCACGAATATCTGGACGCGTATAACCGCGTCGACATCATGCTGAGCCCGTTTCCCTATCCGGGCGGCACGACGACGGCGGAAGCGCTGTGGATGGGCACGCCCGTCGTCGCGCTCGAAGGCGATCGCTTCGTCACGCATATCTGCGAGAGCGTGCTGAACGCGGCGGGACTCGCCGGGTGGATTGCGCGCGACGAAGATGAATACATCAAGCTCGCGAGCGCGTGGGCCGCGCAGCCTGAGCACCTGGCTGCGTTGCGCGACGGTTTGCGTGCGCAGACGCTGGCTTCGCCGCTGTGCGATGCGCGGCGTTTCGCGACGAATCTGAAAGCGGCATTCGATGGCATGTGGACGCAGTACGTCGACTCGCACGCTGCATGA